One stretch of Glycine soja cultivar W05 chromosome 7, ASM419377v2, whole genome shotgun sequence DNA includes these proteins:
- the LOC114419432 gene encoding heat shock 70 kDa protein, mitochondrial-like has protein sequence MAAATALLRSLRRRDLPSSSLSAFRSLTSGTKTSYVGNKWASLSRPFSSKPAGNDVIGIDLGTTNSCVSVMEGKNPKVIENSEGARTTPSVVAFNQKAELLVGTPAKRQAVTNPTNTLFGTKRLIGRRFDDSQTQKEMKMVPYKIVKASNGDAWVEANGQQYSPSQVGAFVLTKMKETAESYLGKSVSKAVITVPAYFNDAQRQATKDAGRIAGLDVQRIINEPTAAALSYGMNNKEGLIAVFDLGGGTFDVSILEISNGVFEVKATNGDTFLGGEDFDNALLDFLVNEFKRTESIDLSKDKLALQRLREAAEKAKIELSSTSQTEINLPFITADASGAKHLNITLTRSKFEALVNHLIERTKAPCKSCLKDANISIKEVDEVLLVGGMTRVPKVQEVVSAIFGKSPSKGVNPDEAVAMGAAIQGGILRGDVKELLLLDVTPLSLGIETLGGIFTRLINRNTTIPTKKSQVFSTAADNQTQVGIKVLQGEREMAVDNKSLGEFELVGIPPAPRGMPQIEVTFDIDANGIVTVSAKDKSTGKEQQITIRSSGGLSEDEIDKMVKEAELHAQKDQERKALIDIRNSADTSIYSIEKSLGEYRDKIPSEVAKEIEDAVSDLRTAMAGDNADEIKAKLDAANKAVSKIGEHISGGSSGGSSAGGSQGGEQAPEAEYEEVKK, from the exons ATGGCCGCCGCCACTGCATTGCTCCGCTCTCTCCGCCGCCGCGACCTTCCCTCTTCTTCTCTCTCCGCCTTCCGATCG TTGACGAGTGGCACAAAGACATCATATGTAGGTAACAAGTGGGCAAGTTTGTCACGACCGTTCAG TTCAAAGCCTGCTGGTAATGATGTCATTGGAATTGATCTGGGTACTACCAATTCGTGTGTCTCTGTTATGGAGGGAAAG AATCCTAAAGTTATTGAGAATTCTGAAGGAGCTCGTACAACACCATCAGTGGTTGCCTTCAACCAGAAAGCGGAGCTTCTTGTTGGTACACCAGCCAAGCGTCAGGCTGTGACTAACCCAACAAACACTCTTTTCGGAACCAAGCGTTTGATCGGTAGGCGTTTTGATGATTCTCAAACtcagaaggagatgaagatggttCCATACAAGATTGTTAAGGCGTCCAATGGAGATGCTTGGGTTGAAGCCAATGGGCAGCAGTATTCTCCCAGCCAAGTTGGTGCTTTTGTTCTCACCAAGATGAAGGAAACTGCTGAATCATATCTTGGAAAGTCAGTTTCAAAAGCTGTAATTACTGTACCAGCTTACTTCAATGATGCTCAGAGGCAGGCAACAAAAGATGCCGGTAGAATTGCTGGTCTTGATGTTCAGAGAATCATCAATGAGCCCACTGCCGCTGCACTTTCCTATGGGATGAACAACAAGGAGGGTCTCATTGCAGTTTTTGATCTTGGAGGTGGAACATTTGATGTGTCCATCTTAGAGATTTCTAATGGTGTTTTTGAG GTGAAAGCAACAAATGGTGACACTTTCTTGGGAGGAGAGGATTTTGATAATGCTTTATTGGATTTTCTAGTGAACGAATTCAAAAGAACTGAGAGTATTGATCTTTCAAAGGATAAGCTTGCATTGCAAAGGCTTCGGGAAGCTGCTGAGAAAGCCAAAATAGAACTGTCTTCAACATCTCAAACAGAAATTAATCTTCCTTTCATCACTGCTGATGCATCTGGTGCAAAGCATCTGAACATCACATTGACTAGATCTAAGTTTGAGGCTTTGGTAAACCACTTGATTGAAAGGACAAAGGCACCGTGTAAGAGCTGTTTGAAGGATGCTAACATATCTATCAAGGAAGTTGATGAGGTTCTTCTTGTTGGAGGAATGACTCGTGTGCCTAAAGTCCAGGAGGTGGTTTCAGCGATCTTTGGAAAGAGTCCTAGCAAAGGAGTAAATCCTGATGAGGCAGTTGCCATGGGAGCAGCTATTCAGGGTGGTATCCTACGTGGAGATGTTAAAGAGCTACTACTCCTAGATGTCACTCCACTTTCTCTGGGTATTGAGACTTTGGGTGGTATCTTTACCAGGTTGATTAACCGCAACaccacaattcctacaaaaaagaGTCAG GTGTTTTCAACAGCAGCTGACAATCAGACTCAGGTTGGTATCAAGGTGCTACAAGGTGAGAGGGAAATGGCTGTAGACAACAAATCGCTTGGAGAATTTGAGCTTGTTGGCATTCCTCCTGCCCCAAGAGGCATGCCTCAGATTGAAGTCACATTTGACATAGATGCCAATGGGATTGTTACTGTCTCTGCCAAAGACAAGTCTACTGGGAAAGAACAACAAATCACCATCCGTTCATCTGGAGGACTCTCAGAAGATGAGATTGATAAGATGGTCAAAGAAGCAGAGTTGCACGCTCAGAAAGACCAGGAAAGAAAGGCTCTCATTGACATCAGAAACAGTGCAGATACAAGCATCTACAGCATTGAGAAGAGTTTAGGTGAGTACAGAGATAAGATCCCCAGTGAAGTGGCCAAAGAGATTGAAGATGCAGTATCGGATTTGAGAACAGCAATGGCAGGAGACAATGCTGACGAAATTAAGGCAAAGCTTGATGCTGCAAACAAAGCTGTCTCCAAGATTGGAGAGCACATTTCAGGTGGTTCTAGTGGCGGTTCCTCAGCCGGAGGTTCTCAGGGTGGTGAACAGGCTCCCGAGGCCGAGTATGAGGAAGTCAAGAAATGA
- the LOC114419433 gene encoding uncharacterized protein LOC114419433 produces MENYQYPASYPDSGESSPRSREIDFENPPPWDEQQNQNYKAKFMCSYGGKIQPRTHDNQLSYVGGDTKILAVDRSVKFPAFLSKLAAVCDSAPQDLTFKYQLPGEDLDALISVTNDDDLEHMMHEYDRLYRPNLKPVRMRLFLFTLSSSNPNSSFSSERDHFVEALNSGPIPSQPDPIKTPPVTPSNVDYLFGLDKAVAPPPNLPPNFAAVKFHDPVPEPVAPPVEYQSRGSDRVVGSDPNVNPIEIQRQLQQEMERLQIAENEYRRRSEDGFAAGYAAAAAAGGDYYMQKVQEKVPPQNAAAYWSEKQFSGEGYQTTVTTAPGGGDQPMYVMAPPGTFYHAPVVRPPAAAQGYYAVQRMGSEGYREQQAVYGGVAPSKAAFSSAGMAKGTAYSEGYGGGVVRPAGVPDNAAYAQVAYDSASGRQVYYTAQGGMVHAPPPPQYQGVPPQEFRPGGVSVGQDGKVVNKVNQGSA; encoded by the coding sequence ATGGAGAACTATCAGTACCCGGCGTCGTACCCTGACTCCGGCGAGTCGTCGCCGCGCTCCCGCGAGATCGACTTCGAGAACCCGCCGCCGTGGGACGAGCAGCAGAACCAAAACTACAAGGCCAAGTTCATGTGCAGCTACGGCGGCAAGATCCAGCCCCGCACCCACGACAACCAGCTCTCCTACGTCGGCGGCGACACCAAGATCCTCGCCGTCGACCGCTCCGTCAAGTTCCCCGCCTTCCTCTCCAAGCTCGCCGCCGTCTGCGACTCCGCCCCGCAGGACCTCACCTTCAAGTACCAGCTCCCCGGTGAGGACCTCGACGCCCTCATCTCCGTCACCAACGACGACGACCTCGAACACATGATGCACGAGTACGACAGACTCTATCGCCCTAACCTAAAACCTGTTAGAATGAGACTCTTCCTCTTCACGCTCTCTAGTTCAAATCCTAATTCCTCTTTCTCCTCCGAACGCGACCATTTCGTCGAGGCTCTTAATTCGGGTCCGATTCCTTCTCAACCCGACCCGATCAAAACCCCGCCCGTTACGCCTTCTAATGTTGACTATCTCTTCGGTCTCGATAAAGCCGTTGCTCCTCCTCCAAATCTTCCTCCGAACTTCGCAGCGGTTAAATTCCACGATCCGGTGCCGGAGCCTGTCGCGCCGCCGGTAGAGTATCAATCGAGAGGCTCCGATCGGGTTGTTGGATCGGATCCGAATGTGAATCCGATTGAAATTCAGAGACAGTTGCAGCAGGAGATGGAGCGATTGCAGATTGCGGAGAATGAATATCGTAGAAGGAGTGAGGATGGATTTGCAGCCGGttatgctgctgctgctgctgccggAGGGGATTATTATATGCAGAAGGTGCAGGAGAAGGTTCCGCCGCAGAATGCGGCGGCGTACTGGTCGGAGAAGCAGTTTTCCGGGGAGGGATATCAGACGACGGTGACGACGGCTCCAGGAGGAGGTGACCAGCCGATGTATGTTATGGCGCCGCCGGGGACGTTCTACCACGCGCCAGTGGTGCGGCCTCCGGCGGCGGCGCAGGGGTACTACGCCGTGCAGAGGATGGGTTCCGAGGGCTACCGCGAGCAGCAGGCGGTTTACGGCGGCGTGGCGCCGTCGAAAGCGGCGTTTTCTTCGGCGGGGATGGCTAAGGGGACGGCGTATTCGGAGGGATATGGTGGCGGCGTGGTGAGGCCTGCGGGGGTGCCGGATAATGCGGCGTACGCGCAGGTGGCGTATGATAGCGCGAGTGGGAGGCAGGTTTACTATACTGCGCAGGGAGGGATGGTGCAcgcgccgccgccgccgcagTACCAAGGGGTTCCGCCTCAGGAATTTAGGCCGGGTGGGGTTTCGGTGGGGCAAGATGGTAAGGTGGTTAACAAGGTTAACCAAGGTTCTGCGTGA